From Candidatus Hydrogenedentota bacterium, the proteins below share one genomic window:
- the rpsJ gene encoding 30S ribosomal protein S10 produces MAETQKIRIKLRAYDHRLLDQSTEEIVSAAKRTGAGINGPIPLPTAISKYTVNRSPHVDKKSREQFEVRTHKRLLDIVNPTAQTVDALMRLDLPAGVDVEIKQ; encoded by the coding sequence AATCAAATTACGGGCATACGATCACCGGTTGCTTGATCAATCGACCGAAGAGATCGTGTCGGCGGCGAAGCGCACGGGCGCTGGCATCAATGGGCCCATCCCGCTGCCGACGGCAATTTCGAAGTACACGGTCAACCGTTCGCCTCACGTGGACAAGAAGTCCCGGGAACAGTTCGAGGTTCGCACGCATAAGCGGCTTTTGGACATTGTGAACCCGACGGCGCAGACGGTTGATGCGTTGATGCGGTTGGATTTGCCGGCTGGGGTGGACGTCGAGATCAAGCAGTAG